A genomic window from Micromonospora sp. WMMA1947 includes:
- a CDS encoding MarR family winged helix-turn-helix transcriptional regulator encodes MATNEQVARFGAALGELHRLLRRRTGARVGRDPLPEAQVEVLLLVRESPGISGKEVARRLCTAPNTVSTLVRDLSDAGLLARDRDPDDRRVVRLRVTDAARERMAHYEAHRAALLAGALAELDPPVRAAILAAAPHLDALRDALRSPAPPEPQGRAAGNPVAAVPPRPA; translated from the coding sequence GTGGCGACGAACGAGCAGGTCGCGCGGTTCGGCGCGGCCCTGGGGGAGCTGCACCGGCTCCTGCGCCGGCGGACCGGGGCGCGGGTGGGACGGGACCCGTTGCCCGAGGCGCAGGTGGAGGTGCTCCTGCTGGTCCGGGAGAGCCCGGGGATCAGCGGCAAGGAGGTGGCCCGGCGTCTCTGCACCGCGCCCAACACGGTGAGCACGCTGGTCCGCGACCTCAGCGACGCCGGGTTGCTGGCCCGTGACCGCGACCCCGACGACCGCCGTGTGGTCCGGCTGCGCGTCACCGACGCCGCCCGGGAGCGGATGGCCCACTACGAGGCCCACCGCGCGGCGTTGCTCGCCGGCGCCCTCGCCGAGCTGGACCCGCCGGTACGGGCGGCGATCCTGGCCGCCGCCCCACACCTCGACGCGCTGCGGGACGCGCTGCGGAGCCCCGCCCCGCCGGAACCACAGGGTCGGGCCGCCGGAAACCCGGTGGCCGCCGTGCCGCCCCGCCCCGCATGA
- a CDS encoding beta-ketoacyl-ACP reductase, which translates to MARTVLVTGGNRGIGLAIAQAFAKQGDRVAVTYRSGEAPDGLFGVRCDVTDAESVDAAFTAIEAELGPVEVLVANAGITDDTLIMRMSEEQFARVLDTNLTGSFRVAKRASTKMLRGRWGRMIFISSVVGLSGGAGQVNYAASKAGLVGVARSITRELGTRNITANVVAPGFIDTDMTAGLPEERKAEIRKSIPAGRMATPDEVAGVVTWLASDAAGYVTGAVIPVDGGLGMGH; encoded by the coding sequence GTGGCCCGAACCGTGCTGGTGACCGGCGGGAACCGGGGGATCGGCCTGGCCATCGCGCAGGCGTTCGCCAAGCAGGGCGACCGGGTGGCCGTCACCTATCGCAGCGGCGAGGCTCCGGACGGCCTGTTCGGCGTGCGGTGTGACGTGACCGACGCCGAGTCGGTGGACGCCGCGTTCACCGCGATCGAGGCCGAACTCGGCCCGGTGGAGGTGCTCGTCGCCAACGCCGGCATCACCGACGACACGCTGATCATGCGGATGTCCGAGGAGCAGTTCGCCCGCGTCCTCGACACCAACCTGACCGGCTCGTTCCGGGTCGCCAAGCGGGCCTCGACGAAGATGCTCCGCGGCCGCTGGGGGCGGATGATCTTCATTTCCTCGGTGGTCGGTCTCTCCGGCGGCGCGGGCCAGGTCAACTACGCGGCCAGCAAGGCCGGCCTGGTCGGCGTGGCCCGCTCGATCACCCGCGAGCTGGGCACCCGCAACATCACCGCGAACGTGGTGGCGCCCGGCTTCATCGACACCGACATGACCGCGGGCCTGCCCGAGGAGCGCAAGGCCGAGATCCGCAAGTCGATCCCGGCCGGCCGGATGGCCACCCCGGACGAGGTCGCGGGCGTCGTCACCTGGCTCGCCTCGGACGCGGCCGGATACGTCACCGGCGCCGTCATCCCGGTCGACGGCGGCCTCGGCATGGGCCACTGA
- a CDS encoding hotdog domain-containing protein, with protein MQEQPESPFAPGLTARVELTVTDADTAQAVGSGDVPVLGTPRVLALAEAATVAATATRMPSGSTTVGVRVELEHRAATPVGRTVAAYAELVKVDGKRLVFDVTVTDGATVAAQGRVERALVDRQRFVERAVRQP; from the coding sequence ATGCAGGAGCAGCCGGAGTCGCCCTTCGCGCCGGGCCTGACCGCCCGGGTCGAGCTGACAGTGACCGACGCCGACACCGCGCAGGCGGTCGGCTCCGGGGACGTGCCGGTGCTCGGCACACCCCGGGTGCTGGCACTGGCCGAGGCGGCGACGGTGGCCGCCACCGCGACCCGGATGCCGTCCGGGTCCACCACCGTCGGCGTACGGGTCGAGCTGGAACACCGCGCGGCGACGCCGGTGGGTCGTACCGTGGCCGCCTACGCCGAGCTGGTGAAGGTCGACGGCAAGCGGCTGGTCTTCGACGTGACAGTCACCGACGGGGCCACCGTCGCGGCGCAGGGCCGGGTCGAGCGGGCGCTGGTCGACCGGCAGCGCTTCGTCGAGCGGGCCGTACGCCAGCCATGA
- a CDS encoding phosphatase PAP2 family protein, with protein MAELTQSPTPAPDAPTESPDGGRRRVIAMTIWGVAFVAAWLAIGLPTDPAYAFLWIWAGTIAWNSARPWRSHLRFARDWIPVVLLLAAYNLSRGFADNGATPHAMELIVADRFLTGWLTGGEVPTIWLQERLYDASEVRWWDVLVSWVYFSHFVATFAAAAVLWMRNRRRWIAYMSRWGFLCAAGLVTYFAYPAAPPWWAAQNGLLTEVARISTRGWKEIGMHGAGNLLNAGQIASNPVAAMPSLHTAFALFVVLFFMRSVRKRWWPLMLAYPLAMTFTLMYSGEHYLIDVLVGWAYVGLTFLVVGLAERWWAARQARRAGEPAVAAGEPPADTDTDTDTPDRVADDRDAVPAERR; from the coding sequence ATGGCCGAGCTGACACAATCTCCGACCCCCGCCCCCGACGCGCCGACCGAGTCGCCCGACGGCGGGCGCCGCCGTGTGATCGCGATGACCATCTGGGGCGTCGCGTTCGTCGCCGCCTGGCTCGCCATCGGCCTGCCCACGGACCCGGCGTACGCGTTCCTGTGGATCTGGGCCGGCACGATCGCGTGGAACTCGGCCCGCCCGTGGCGCAGCCACCTGCGGTTCGCCCGGGACTGGATCCCGGTGGTGCTGCTGCTCGCCGCGTACAACCTGTCCCGGGGGTTCGCCGACAACGGCGCCACCCCGCACGCGATGGAGCTGATCGTCGCCGACCGCTTCCTGACCGGGTGGCTCACCGGCGGCGAGGTGCCGACGATCTGGCTCCAGGAGCGCCTGTACGACGCGTCCGAGGTGCGCTGGTGGGACGTGCTGGTGAGCTGGGTCTACTTCTCGCACTTCGTGGCGACGTTCGCCGCCGCGGCCGTGCTGTGGATGCGCAACCGGCGGCGCTGGATCGCGTACATGTCCCGCTGGGGCTTCCTGTGCGCGGCCGGGCTGGTGACCTACTTCGCGTACCCGGCGGCGCCGCCGTGGTGGGCGGCGCAGAACGGCCTGCTCACCGAGGTCGCGCGGATCTCCACCCGGGGCTGGAAGGAGATCGGCATGCACGGCGCGGGCAACCTTCTCAACGCCGGGCAGATCGCCTCCAACCCGGTGGCCGCGATGCCGTCGCTGCACACCGCGTTCGCGCTGTTCGTGGTGTTGTTCTTCATGCGCTCGGTACGCAAGCGCTGGTGGCCGCTGATGCTCGCGTATCCGCTGGCCATGACGTTCACGCTGATGTACAGCGGCGAGCACTACCTGATCGACGTGCTGGTGGGCTGGGCGTACGTGGGCCTGACGTTCCTGGTGGTCGGCCTGGCCGAGCGCTGGTGGGCGGCGCGGCAGGCCCGGCGTGCCGGTGAGCCCGCCGTCGCCGCCGGCGAACCGCCCGCCGACACCGACACCGACACCGACACCCCGGACCGCGTCGCCGACGACCGGGACGCGGTGCCCGCCGAGCGCCGGTAG
- a CDS encoding VWA domain-containing protein translates to MIRFLQPWWLLAVLPVLALAAAYVWRQLHRRQYALRFTNVDLLRTVAPKGLGWRRHVAATAFLLCLLVLATGLARPAIDTREPLERATVMLAIDVSLSMQADDVSPNRLEAAQEAAKQFVGELPESYNLGLVSFAKSANVLVPPTKDRAAVTTAIDGLVLAEATATGEAVFTCLEAIRSVPADGAAGIPPARIVLLSDGYRTSGRSVEEAAAAAQAANVPVSTIAFGTDSGQVDIGGQLQRVPVDRTALSQLAETTQGFFYEAASASELKQVYQDMGSSIGYRTEPREITQWYAGIALLLALCAGGLSLLWTSRLV, encoded by the coding sequence ATGATCCGTTTTCTGCAACCGTGGTGGCTGCTCGCCGTGCTGCCGGTGCTCGCCCTCGCCGCCGCGTACGTCTGGCGGCAACTGCACCGCCGGCAGTACGCGTTGCGGTTCACAAACGTCGACCTGCTGCGTACCGTCGCACCCAAGGGACTGGGCTGGCGGCGGCACGTGGCGGCCACCGCGTTCCTGCTCTGCCTGCTGGTGCTGGCGACCGGGCTGGCCCGCCCGGCGATCGACACCCGGGAGCCGCTGGAGCGGGCCACGGTGATGCTCGCCATCGACGTGTCGCTGTCGATGCAGGCCGACGACGTGTCGCCGAACCGTCTGGAGGCGGCGCAGGAGGCGGCCAAGCAGTTCGTCGGCGAGTTGCCGGAGAGCTACAACCTGGGGCTCGTCTCGTTCGCCAAGTCGGCGAACGTGCTGGTGCCGCCGACAAAGGACCGGGCCGCCGTCACCACCGCCATCGACGGGCTGGTGCTGGCCGAGGCGACAGCCACCGGCGAGGCGGTCTTCACCTGCCTGGAGGCGATCCGGTCGGTGCCGGCCGACGGCGCCGCCGGCATTCCGCCGGCCCGGATCGTGCTGCTGTCCGACGGCTACCGGACCTCGGGCCGCTCGGTCGAGGAGGCCGCCGCGGCGGCGCAGGCGGCGAACGTGCCGGTGTCCACCATCGCGTTCGGCACCGACTCCGGGCAGGTCGACATCGGCGGGCAGCTCCAGCGGGTGCCGGTGGACCGCACCGCGCTGTCCCAGCTCGCGGAGACCACCCAGGGCTTCTTCTACGAGGCCGCGTCGGCCAGCGAACTGAAGCAGGTCTACCAGGACATGGGCAGCTCGATCGGCTACCGCACCGAGCCGCGCGAGATCACCCAGTGGTACGCGGGGATCGCGCTGCTGCTGGCGCTGTGCGCGGGCGGGCTGAGTCTGCTCTGGACGTCCCGGCTCGTGTGA
- a CDS encoding DUF58 domain-containing protein — protein MARAAAVTPPTPLSATGDRSGAALARLQLMVTRKLDGLLQGDYAGLLPGPGSEAGESREYRPGDDVRRMDWPVTARTTMPHVRRTVADRELETWLAVDMSASLDFGTGRWLKRDVAVAAVAALAHLTVRGGNRIGAVVGTGGPGTMLRLPARSGRKEAQGLLRAVAGAEIRPGRSDLGALVDMLNRPPRRRGVAVVISDFLAPPQQWGRPLRKLRVRHDVLAVEVVDPRELELPDVGVLPVVDPESGELHEVQTADPGLRRRYAEAAAAQRGAIAAELRAAGAAHLRLRTDRDWLLDMVRFVAAQRHARTRGTTR, from the coding sequence ATGGCCCGGGCAGCGGCCGTGACCCCGCCCACCCCGCTGAGCGCCACCGGCGACCGCTCGGGGGCGGCGCTGGCCCGGCTGCAGCTCATGGTCACCCGCAAGCTCGACGGGCTGCTCCAGGGCGACTACGCCGGGCTGCTGCCCGGACCGGGCAGCGAGGCGGGGGAGTCGCGGGAGTACCGGCCCGGCGACGACGTGCGCCGGATGGACTGGCCGGTCACCGCCCGCACCACCATGCCGCACGTCCGGCGTACGGTGGCCGACCGCGAACTGGAGACCTGGCTGGCCGTCGACATGTCGGCCAGCCTGGACTTCGGCACCGGACGCTGGCTCAAGCGGGACGTGGCGGTCGCCGCCGTCGCCGCGCTGGCCCACCTCACCGTGCGGGGCGGCAACCGGATCGGCGCGGTCGTCGGCACCGGCGGTCCCGGGACGATGCTGCGGCTGCCCGCCCGCTCCGGCCGCAAGGAGGCCCAGGGGCTGCTGCGGGCGGTCGCCGGCGCCGAGATCCGGCCCGGCCGCAGCGACCTCGGCGCGCTCGTCGACATGCTCAACCGGCCGCCCCGCCGGCGCGGCGTGGCGGTGGTGATCTCCGACTTCCTCGCGCCGCCGCAGCAGTGGGGCCGGCCGCTGCGTAAGCTGCGGGTCCGCCACGACGTGCTCGCCGTCGAGGTGGTCGATCCGCGGGAACTGGAACTGCCCGACGTGGGGGTGCTGCCGGTGGTCGACCCGGAGAGCGGGGAACTGCACGAGGTGCAGACCGCCGACCCGGGCCTGCGCCGCCGGTACGCCGAGGCGGCGGCCGCCCAGCGCGGGGCGATCGCCGCCGAACTGCGCGCCGCGGGCGCGGCCCACCTGCGCCTGCGTACCGACCGAGACTGGCTGCTGGACATGGTGCGTTTCGTTGCCGCGCAGCGGCACGCCCGCACCCGAGGGACGACTCGATGA
- a CDS encoding multidrug effflux MFS transporter produces MSSAAPATARPTARRTTASTGGVTLLVLLGSLTAIGPLSLDMYLPAFPAMTRDLGADQAGIQLSLTTCLIGLAVGQLVTGPLSDRWGRRRPVLVGVVAYTVLALACAVAPNAPLLAAARFAQGVAGGMGVVVARAVVRDLYAGRDAAKYFSRLTLVFGVAPVAAPGVGSLVLRFGSWRAVFVTLAVIGAVLAVAVALRLPETLPAERRNTGGLGATVRTMRSLLADRVYLGYALTQGFAFAGLFAYISGSSFVFQDVFGVSAAVFSVIFGVNALALVTVGQANARLLDRFTPRRLLVTTLVAGLVTALGVLSGALAGSLALTAVALFAFVGSLGMVMPNSTALALDAHARHAGTAAALMGGLQSVVGALAAPLVGLGGEGSALPMAVVLAGAAALSLTAVLTLARPRA; encoded by the coding sequence GTGAGCAGTGCCGCGCCGGCCACCGCGCGCCCGACCGCCCGCCGCACCACCGCCTCCACCGGCGGCGTGACGCTGCTGGTGCTGCTCGGTTCGCTCACCGCGATCGGCCCGCTGTCGCTGGACATGTACCTGCCGGCGTTCCCGGCCATGACCCGCGACCTCGGCGCCGACCAGGCCGGCATCCAGCTCTCGCTGACCACCTGCCTGATCGGTCTCGCCGTGGGGCAGTTGGTCACCGGCCCGCTGAGCGACCGCTGGGGGCGCCGCCGTCCGGTGCTGGTCGGCGTGGTCGCGTACACCGTGCTGGCGCTGGCGTGCGCCGTGGCGCCGAACGCCCCGCTGCTCGCCGCCGCGCGGTTCGCCCAGGGCGTCGCCGGCGGCATGGGCGTGGTGGTCGCCCGCGCGGTCGTCCGTGACCTCTACGCGGGCCGGGACGCCGCGAAGTACTTCTCCCGGCTCACCCTGGTCTTCGGTGTCGCGCCGGTGGCGGCGCCCGGCGTGGGCAGCCTGGTGCTGCGATTCGGCTCGTGGCGGGCCGTCTTCGTGACGCTCGCCGTCATCGGGGCGGTGCTCGCCGTCGCCGTCGCGCTGCGTCTGCCGGAGACGCTGCCCGCCGAGCGCCGCAACACCGGTGGCCTGGGGGCCACCGTCCGGACCATGCGGTCGCTGCTAGCCGACCGGGTCTACCTCGGGTACGCGCTGACGCAGGGCTTCGCGTTCGCCGGGCTGTTCGCGTACATCTCGGGGTCGTCGTTCGTGTTCCAGGACGTCTTCGGCGTGTCCGCGGCGGTGTTCAGCGTCATCTTCGGCGTCAACGCGCTCGCCCTGGTGACCGTCGGTCAGGCGAACGCCCGGCTGCTCGACCGGTTCACCCCGCGCCGGCTGCTGGTCACCACGCTCGTGGCCGGCCTGGTCACCGCGCTCGGCGTGCTGAGCGGGGCGCTGGCCGGCAGCCTGGCCCTGACGGCGGTGGCGCTGTTCGCCTTCGTCGGCTCGCTCGGCATGGTGATGCCGAACAGCACCGCGCTGGCGCTGGACGCGCACGCCCGGCACGCGGGCACCGCCGCCGCGCTGATGGGCGGTCTCCAGTCGGTGGTGGGCGCGCTGGCCGCGCCGCTGGTCGGGCTCGGCGGCGAGGGCAGCGCGCTGCCGATGGCGGTGGTCCTGGCCGGCGCCGCCGCCCTGTCCCTGACCGCCGTCCTGACACTGGCCCGCCCGCGCGCCTGA
- a CDS encoding PH domain-containing protein: MSGDGPAGLPPAARSALEPWPDTVRWQPISRDLIWVELIRLGIGLAVALVVLGVAWALSGHWLLGAAVGVALLIGVWRSVTIVRAVRAWGYAERDDDLLVRHGLLVRRLSIVPYSRMQFVDVSAGPLERAFDLATVQLHTAAAASDARVPGLRPAEASRLRDRLTALGEDRAEGL; this comes from the coding sequence ATGAGCGGTGACGGCCCCGCCGGCCTCCCGCCCGCCGCGCGCAGCGCTCTGGAGCCCTGGCCGGACACGGTCCGCTGGCAGCCGATCTCCCGCGACCTGATCTGGGTGGAGTTGATCCGGCTCGGCATCGGGCTGGCCGTGGCGCTCGTGGTGCTCGGCGTGGCCTGGGCGCTGTCCGGGCACTGGCTGCTCGGCGCCGCCGTCGGCGTGGCGCTGCTCATCGGCGTCTGGCGGTCGGTCACCATCGTGCGCGCGGTCCGCGCCTGGGGGTACGCCGAGCGCGACGACGATCTGCTCGTGCGCCACGGCCTGCTGGTGCGGCGGCTGTCCATCGTCCCGTACTCGCGAATGCAGTTCGTCGATGTGAGCGCCGGTCCGCTGGAGCGCGCGTTCGACCTCGCCACCGTGCAATTGCATACGGCAGCCGCCGCGAGCGACGCCCGGGTGCCCGGTCTGCGCCCGGCAGAGGCGTCCCGGCTGCGCGACCGGCTGACCGCGCTGGGCGAGGACCGGGCGGAGGGCCTGTGA
- a CDS encoding MBL fold metallo-hydrolase produces MTAGFTEVAAGVHVLREPTLAVNVVLVAGDGAALLVDTLSTAGQARELAEAARAVTPYPWTIVNTHHHFDHCFGNATLAGPDTAIYAQAQAAAALRDRSDAVRRAAYEEMRAGHPALAEELARTELRAPTHEVHEETVLDVGGRRVVLRHPGHGHTDADLVVHVPDADVLVAGDLVEQSGPPAFEESYPLTWPDALADLLRLTTPATVVVPGHGEPVGADFVREQHAQLARQAWLIRAGHTGSAPPERVAAESPFGARPGLIAARRGYAELDGTA; encoded by the coding sequence ATGACCGCCGGGTTCACGGAGGTCGCCGCCGGGGTGCACGTGCTGCGCGAGCCGACGCTCGCGGTGAACGTGGTGCTGGTGGCCGGTGACGGCGCGGCGCTGCTCGTCGACACGCTCTCCACCGCCGGGCAGGCCCGGGAGCTGGCGGAGGCGGCGCGGGCGGTGACGCCGTACCCGTGGACGATCGTGAACACGCACCACCACTTCGACCACTGCTTCGGCAACGCCACGCTGGCCGGTCCGGACACCGCGATCTACGCGCAGGCCCAGGCCGCGGCGGCGCTGCGGGACCGGTCCGACGCCGTGCGGCGCGCCGCGTACGAGGAGATGCGCGCCGGGCACCCGGCGCTGGCCGAGGAACTGGCGCGTACCGAGTTGCGGGCACCGACGCACGAGGTGCACGAGGAGACGGTGCTCGACGTGGGCGGCCGGCGGGTGGTGCTGCGCCATCCCGGGCACGGGCACACCGACGCCGACCTGGTGGTGCACGTACCTGACGCGGACGTGCTCGTCGCCGGCGATCTGGTGGAGCAGAGCGGGCCGCCGGCGTTCGAGGAGTCGTACCCCCTGACGTGGCCGGACGCGCTGGCCGACCTGCTGCGGCTGACCACGCCCGCGACGGTGGTGGTGCCCGGCCACGGCGAGCCGGTCGGCGCGGACTTCGTCCGCGAGCAGCACGCGCAGCTCGCGCGGCAGGCGTGGCTGATCCGCGCCGGGCACACCGGCAGCGCCCCGCCGGAGCGGGTGGCGGCCGAGTCGCCGTTCGGCGCGCGGCCGGGCCTGATCGCCGCCCGCCGCGGCTACGCGGAGCTGGACGGCACGGCCTGA
- a CDS encoding aminoglycoside phosphotransferase family protein, translating to MALHQDEIPVDEEIVRALLTAQRPEWAALPLTPAGAGTDNTMYRLGADLLVRLPRTAEKAGALRKEQQWLPRLAPLLPYRVPEPVYAGVPADAFPLPWSVQRWIPGDEVRSGTVADWAALGADLAVFVRRLHAADLLGATRAGPLSGYRGGSLHPCDTWISPALEDCRDRIGDETDVDTLVRLWRDALTLPEPAGPYVWLHSDLKPTNLLVRDGRLRAVIDFGGLTVGHPDAEHAPIWDLPPAARHAYREALGVDDVTWARARAWALGVAASGVSYYWDTFPAFVAECRNRLREILADADADADAD from the coding sequence ATGGCGCTGCACCAGGACGAGATACCCGTCGACGAGGAGATCGTCCGGGCGCTGCTGACCGCCCAGCGCCCCGAGTGGGCCGCCCTGCCGCTCACGCCCGCCGGCGCCGGGACCGACAACACGATGTACCGCCTCGGCGCCGACCTGCTCGTCCGGCTGCCGCGCACCGCGGAGAAGGCCGGCGCCCTGCGCAAGGAGCAGCAGTGGCTGCCCCGGCTCGCGCCGCTGCTGCCGTACCGGGTGCCGGAACCGGTGTACGCCGGCGTCCCGGCCGACGCCTTCCCGCTGCCGTGGTCGGTGCAGCGGTGGATACCGGGCGACGAGGTCCGTTCCGGCACGGTCGCGGACTGGGCCGCCCTCGGCGCCGACCTGGCCGTGTTCGTCCGGCGCCTGCACGCGGCCGACCTGCTCGGCGCGACCCGCGCGGGCCCGCTGAGCGGATACCGTGGCGGCAGCCTCCACCCCTGCGACACCTGGATCTCCCCGGCGCTCGAGGACTGCCGCGACCGGATCGGCGACGAGACGGACGTCGACACGCTGGTCCGGCTCTGGCGGGACGCCCTGACCCTGCCCGAACCCGCAGGGCCGTACGTCTGGCTGCACAGCGATCTCAAGCCCACCAACCTGCTGGTGCGGGACGGCCGGCTGCGGGCGGTCATCGACTTCGGTGGGCTGACCGTGGGGCACCCCGACGCGGAACACGCGCCGATCTGGGACCTTCCGCCGGCGGCCCGGCACGCCTACCGGGAGGCGCTCGGCGTCGACGACGTGACCTGGGCGCGGGCCCGCGCCTGGGCGCTCGGGGTGGCGGCCAGTGGCGTCTCCTACTACTGGGACACGTTCCCGGCGTTCGTCGCCGAGTGCCGCAACCGCCTCCGCGAGATCCTCGCCGACGCCGACGCCGACGCCGACGCCGACTGA
- a CDS encoding MoxR family ATPase, translated as MAQPTTPDLPNPTEVAPDAPPPAGTTPAQDATLLERALFETKRVIVGQDRMVERMFVALLARGHCLLEGVPGVAKTLAVETLARVVGGSFARVQFTPDLVPADIMGTRIYRQSSEKFDVELGPVFVNFLLADEINRAPAKVQSALLEVMSERQVSIGGESHRVPDPFLVMATQNPIEQEGVYPLPEAQRDRFLMKIVVGYPTDAEEREIVYRMGVAPPEPARVFDTPDLVALQHKADQVFVHNALVDYAVRLVLATRAPAEHGMPDVAQLIQYGASPRASLGLVRATRALALLRGRDYALPQDVQDIAPDILRHRLVLSYDALADDVPADHIVHRVMSTIPLPAVAPRQQATPPPPAVPHNGWPGQRP; from the coding sequence GTGGCCCAGCCGACCACACCCGACCTGCCGAACCCGACCGAGGTGGCGCCGGACGCGCCGCCCCCGGCGGGCACCACCCCGGCGCAGGACGCCACGCTGCTGGAGCGGGCGCTGTTCGAGACCAAGCGGGTGATCGTCGGCCAGGACCGGATGGTCGAGCGGATGTTCGTCGCGCTGCTGGCACGCGGTCACTGCCTGCTGGAGGGCGTACCCGGTGTGGCCAAGACGCTCGCCGTGGAGACCCTGGCCCGGGTCGTCGGCGGTTCGTTCGCCCGGGTCCAGTTCACGCCCGACCTGGTGCCCGCCGACATCATGGGCACCCGCATCTACCGGCAGTCCAGCGAGAAGTTCGACGTCGAACTGGGCCCGGTCTTCGTCAACTTCCTGCTCGCCGACGAGATCAACCGCGCGCCGGCCAAGGTCCAGTCGGCGCTGCTGGAGGTGATGAGCGAACGGCAGGTCTCCATCGGCGGCGAGAGCCACCGGGTGCCGGACCCGTTCCTGGTCATGGCCACCCAGAACCCGATCGAGCAGGAGGGCGTCTACCCGCTGCCGGAGGCGCAGCGGGACCGGTTCCTCATGAAGATCGTCGTGGGCTACCCGACCGACGCCGAGGAGCGCGAGATCGTCTACCGGATGGGCGTGGCCCCGCCCGAGCCGGCCCGGGTGTTCGACACCCCGGACCTGGTCGCCCTCCAGCACAAGGCCGACCAGGTGTTCGTGCACAACGCGCTCGTCGACTACGCGGTCCGGCTGGTGCTCGCCACCCGGGCGCCCGCCGAGCACGGCATGCCCGACGTCGCCCAGCTCATCCAGTACGGCGCCAGCCCGCGCGCCTCGCTCGGCCTGGTCCGGGCTACCCGCGCGCTGGCGCTGCTGCGCGGCCGGGACTACGCGCTGCCGCAGGACGTGCAGGACATCGCGCCGGACATCCTGCGCCACCGGCTGGTGCTCAGCTACGACGCGCTTGCCGACGACGTACCGGCCGACCACATCGTGCACCGGGTGATGTCGACCATCCCGCTGCCCGCGGTCGCGCCCCGCCAGCAGGCCACACCGCCGCCACCGGCCGTGCCGCACAACGGATGGCCCGGGCAGCGGCCGTGA
- a CDS encoding PH domain-containing protein: MPPYPGPWGPAAGPTGGEEPRQRLHPLSPALHGAKSLVVVIAGLSWSTLSRVGFGWFAALVTVFVLGATVLSVVSWWNTGYHLVGRELRVYEGLLWRRTRAIPLERLQAVEVVRPLLAQLTGLAELRLEVVGGGKTEAPLAYLSVAEATALRQRLLAVAGRSAPAPVPAAEPGAPAAPVPAGRRLHTVRNQDLLVSQLLTPQAFLLPVGLVFVGAQFFSEGSWSFIAVASTLTAMAGVVLQPIRRVLDDWSFRLDRDDGTLRVHNGLLETRVQTVPLHRVQTVRATWPLLWRMKGWLRLRLEVAGYSAGELDDRNRPDRLLPVGDAGTGATVVAEVLPGVRLDALPTTPPPERARWLRPLSRRVVGAGLDERVFVARSGLLTRQLTLVPYARIQSVRVTRGPVQRLLRLATVHADTAGGAGAAAVHRDLADAWELAAELTARSHAARRTDSDR, encoded by the coding sequence CTGCCGCCGTACCCGGGACCGTGGGGTCCGGCCGCCGGACCGACCGGCGGCGAGGAGCCACGGCAGCGGCTGCATCCGCTCAGCCCGGCGCTGCACGGCGCGAAGTCGCTGGTCGTGGTGATCGCCGGGCTCTCCTGGTCGACGCTGTCGCGCGTCGGGTTCGGCTGGTTCGCGGCGCTGGTCACCGTCTTCGTGCTCGGCGCCACCGTGCTGTCGGTGGTGAGCTGGTGGAACACCGGCTACCACCTGGTCGGCCGCGAACTGCGCGTCTACGAGGGCCTGCTGTGGCGTCGTACCCGGGCCATCCCGCTGGAGCGGTTGCAGGCGGTCGAGGTGGTCCGGCCCCTGCTGGCCCAGCTCACCGGCCTGGCCGAGCTGCGGCTGGAGGTGGTCGGCGGGGGCAAGACCGAGGCGCCGCTGGCCTACCTCAGCGTGGCCGAGGCCACCGCGCTACGGCAACGGCTGCTCGCGGTGGCGGGGCGCTCCGCCCCGGCGCCGGTGCCGGCGGCCGAGCCCGGCGCGCCTGCCGCACCCGTGCCGGCCGGTCGCCGGCTGCACACCGTTCGCAACCAGGATCTGCTGGTCAGCCAGTTGCTCACGCCGCAGGCGTTCCTGCTGCCGGTGGGCCTGGTGTTCGTCGGCGCCCAGTTCTTCTCCGAGGGCTCGTGGTCGTTCATCGCGGTGGCGAGCACGCTCACCGCGATGGCCGGCGTGGTGCTGCAACCGATCCGCCGGGTGCTCGACGACTGGAGCTTCCGGCTCGACCGGGACGACGGCACGCTGCGGGTGCACAACGGCCTGCTGGAGACGCGGGTGCAGACCGTGCCGCTGCACCGGGTGCAGACCGTACGGGCGACCTGGCCGCTGCTCTGGCGGATGAAGGGGTGGCTGCGGCTGCGGCTGGAGGTGGCCGGCTACTCCGCCGGTGAGCTCGACGACCGCAACCGCCCGGACCGCCTGCTGCCGGTCGGCGACGCGGGCACCGGCGCGACTGTCGTCGCGGAGGTGCTGCCCGGCGTACGGCTGGACGCGCTGCCCACGACGCCTCCCCCGGAACGGGCCCGCTGGCTGCGCCCGCTGAGCCGCAGGGTGGTCGGCGCGGGTCTCGACGAGCGCGTCTTCGTGGCCCGATCCGGGCTGCTGACCCGCCAGTTGACGCTGGTGCCGTACGCCCGGATCCAGAGCGTGCGCGTCACCCGGGGTCCGGTGCAGCGGCTGTTGCGGCTGGCCACCGTGCACGCGGACACCGCCGGTGGGGCCGGGGCGGCGGCCGTCCACCGGGACCTGGCCGACGCGTGGGAGCTGGCCGCGGAGCTGACCGCACGCTCGCACGCCGCCCGGCGCACCGACAGCGACCGCTGA